A stretch of Lathyrus oleraceus cultivar Zhongwan6 chromosome 6, CAAS_Psat_ZW6_1.0, whole genome shotgun sequence DNA encodes these proteins:
- the LOC127091582 gene encoding uncharacterized protein LOC127091582 isoform X10, producing MDTDGLSQICSGLGSIEEDDEGNRIGYSKGEYCLDNLKDLLRFLRRDDPQTRDVFKQVCKWNIVSKDLVPIIEHYHEDRSMLLNAVKVLVFLTMPIEPGSTDVSQQLDYLWDLKSAVTNSDVATVIVSILEKPLENLELNAFTEDDWKLVQLVFTLFRNILAVQEIPLHQKSAGFASHFLSLRDRFLELLFRENVMDIILVVSQNVGSSNVYLRQDNLLLLEIFHYIFMGQEPELIVRGHLNGLKVDEDSQASLDSLQSIMEEEKKKRVINRLGNISRHSQFSGTFARVTMDGSKAVFKGNPNSSRNMHLKSQNVIRGRAKKIAWDHPRLPSTKDKILEMLKGFVNQFLSGGYNVLMRSVREDIVKEHPAIQKSDVVVFFQVADFISSFQFYKYSTSKTEEEKDIFGDNDANASDFSGKICGPIEASLNESMFQLVISHWRQAYDGLKETNDYKFLSAAGSLLKSMIRMLDLVLKSLPDDSKEPQTARILLYKLFYDQTEEGMTQFLLNLIKTFDTHKQCKSDLADLVEIICKVVKLMDYLQSRGTLRVSKKARKLKKKTSNGTESGNKPTGDHSCVKKEAGISIDNPLGENHLIQKESLPNAISTDQEAIPDDNEHESLEKDVNSQVRLESMENTHLDGNGHENVKGDVNSQVRLEPMENTHLDDNEHENVKGDVNSQVRLESMENTHLDNDDNEHENVKGDVNSQVRLESMENTHLDDNEHNNVKGDLNFQVGLESGKKTNLDDNEHKNVEEDVTSQVGLKPIENTNLEHLNEDMLDDTGDFSEDEQLNTISEVDFNVSMLVSAFANHSIIQKLCWLLKFYKSNSLAINHYIISMLRRISDELELHPMLYQLSLLTTFYDILAEQKSCPCEEYASIVDFLNSLVRKMLKKMKKQPLLFVEILFWKTRRECHYINAEYMLDELGDMRKESKNWNDTQRDVEIGSSSVKAWTHRSIADALGDDEADVVISHDSRYQNNVEKLDDVEGFASTSGSKNRRDDNNGEPWLEDESQTAPRRKRKFVLDAELEMQIKNLYEKFKDDRNCSRRIAEELDPDGKISPAQISNKLKKLGLTIASRKKKGGANETFSTSPNQLEGAGVAGVVNLEGSLLVQHRQKRKRVSAFNEDQEALIKVLFEQFKDHRRCNYMIANALDVDGKFTPAQVSRKLKQLGLWVQQKSFRGNIHQKGEDLMDYSKDGMDKSDDETLLSLIERKKVKKGKKSSKPLHEQTNEDKLSKDESDDEMLGSILKKKGKKRKESSKQVHEQTGEDKLSKDASDDEILGSILKKKKNRSVSGEHLHENTNEGELSRYDSEDEILQSALKKKMDRPASGEHLHENTNSEDEILQSALKKKKDRPASGEHLHENTNSEDEILQSALKKKNNRSVSGEYLHENTNEGELSRYDSEDEILQSALTENQVGFKNSQVENKQVDPDLEDSEDDVAVKVLSDNPVSRRKLRMVMDLEDDD from the exons ATGGACACAGATGGGTTATCTCAAATCTGCAGCGGCCTCGGATCAATAGAAGAGGACGATGAAGGAAACCGAATCGGTTACTCCAAAGGCGAATACTGTCTCG ATAACCTGAAAGACTTGCTGAGGTTTTTGAGACGCGACGACCCGCAAACACGTGATGTGTTCAAGCAAGTGTGCAAATGGAACATCGTTTCTAAGGATTTGGTACCGATTATCGAGCATTACCATGAAGATCGTAGCATGCTTCTGAATGCAG TGAAGGTTTTGGTGTTCCTTACAATGCCAATTGAGCCTGGTTCCACAGATGTATCTCAGCAGTTGGACTATTTATGGGATTTGAAGTCTGCAGTGACTAACAGTGATGTTGCTACAGTGATAGTGTCCATTTTAGAAAAACCACTTGAGAATTTGGAACT TAATGCATTCACTGAGGATGATTGGAAATTGGTACAGCTGGTATTTACATTATTTAGAAATATACTTGCTGTTCAAGAAATCCCGTTGCATCAGAAATCAGCAGGATTTGCCTCCCATTTTTTATCTCTGAGAGATAGATTTCTGGAGCTTTTGTTTCGTGAGAATGTGATGGATATAATCTTGGTTGTATCTCAAAATGTTGGCAGCTCTAATGTTTATCTCCGTCAGGATAATTTGCTTCTATTGGAAATATTCCATTACATTTTTATGGGTCAGGAGCCAGAGTTGATTGTCCGGGGCCATTTGAATGGATTGAAG GTTGACGAAGACTCCCAAGCCTCTCTTGATAGTCTCCAGTCCATCATGGaggaagaaaagaagaaaagagTTATTAATAGGCTTGGCAATATCAGCCGGCATTCACAATTCAGTGGAACATTTGCACGGGTTACCATG GATGGTTCTAAAGCCGTGTTTAAGGGGAATCCTAATTCTTCTCGTAATATGCATCTTAAATCACAAAATGTCATTCGAGGTCGAGCCAAAAAAATTGCGTGGGATCATCCAAGGTTGCCTTCAACAAAGGACAAGATCTTGGAGATGCTTAAAGGATTTGTAAATCAGTTTCTTTCTGGGGGATACAACG TTTTGATGCGATCGGTCCGTGAAGATATTGTAAAGGAGCATCCTGCAATTCAGAAAAGTGACGTTGTTGTTTTCTTTCAAGTGGCTGACTTTATCTCTTCATTTCAGTTTTACAAGTATTCAACTTCaaag ACGGAGGAAGAAAAGGACATATTTGGTGATAATGATGCCAATGCTTCAGATTTCAGTGGTAAAATATGTGGCCCAATCGAGGCATCGTTGAATGAGTCGATGTTTCAACTAGTTATTTCACATTGGCGGCAGGCTTATGATGGTCTAAAGGAAACAAATGACTACAAGTTTCTATCTGCAGCTGGCTCTCTTTTGAAAAGCATG ATTCGCATGCTGGATTTAGTACTTAAGTCGTTGCCAGATGACTCTAAGGAGCCGCAAACAGCCCGCATTCTTTTGTATAAGTTATTTTATGATCAGACCGAAGAAGGGATGACTCAATTCCTCTTGAATTTGATCAAAACGTTTGACACACACAAACAATGCAAAAG TGATCTTGCAGATTTGGTTGAAATCATTTGCAAAGTTGTGAAGCTAATGGATTATCTTCAGTCTCGAGGAACATTGAGG GTGTcaaagaaagcaaggaagttgAAAAAGAAAACTTCCAATGGAACAGAATCAGGGAATAAACCAACTGGAGATCATTCTTGTGTTAAAAAAGAAGCTGGCATTTCTATTGACAATCCATTAGGTGAAAACCATTTGATACAGAAGGAATCCCTACCGAATGCAATCTCCACTGACCAAGAGGCCATCCCTGATGATAATGAACATGAAAGTCTCGAGAAAGATGTGAACTCTCAAGTTCGCTTGGAATCAATGGAAAACACACATCTTGATGGCAATGGACATGAAAATGTCAAGGGAGATGTGAACTCCCAAGTTCGTTTGGAACCAATGGAAAACACACATCTTGATGATAATGAACATGAAAATGTCAAGGGAGATGTGAACTCCCAAGTTCGTTTGGAATCAATGGAAAACACACATCTTGATAATGATGATAACGAACATGAAAATGTCAAGGGAGATGTGAACTCCCAAGTTCGTTTGGAATCAATGGAAAACACACATCTTGATGATAATGAACATAATAATGTCAAGGGAGATTTGAACTTCCAAGTTGGTTTGGAATCTGGGAAAAAGACAAATCTTGATGATAATGAACACAAAAATGTAGAGGAAGATGTGACCTCCCAAGTTGGTTTAAAACCAATAGAAAACACAAATCTTGAACATCTTAATGAGGATATGTTGGATGACACTGGTGATTTTTCTGAAGATGAGCAATTAAATACAATTAGTGAAGTTGATTTCAATGTTTCAATGCTTGTCTCCGCTTTTGCAAATCACAGTATCATTCAGAAATTATGTTGGTTGCTCAAGTTTTATAAAAGCAATTCCCTTGCAATAAATCATTACATAATAAGCATGTTGCGGAGAATTAGTGATGAGCTTGAACTCCATCCCATGCTCTACCAG TTGTCGCTGCTCACAACTTTCTACGATATTCTTGCTGAACAAAAGTCATGCCCCTGCGAGGAATATGCAAGTATTGTTGATTTCCTGAACAGTTTGGTCAGAAAGATGCTGAAGAAAATGAAAAAGCAGCCCCTCCTATTTGTTGAAATTCTTTTTTGGAAGACCCGAAGGGAATGCCATTACATCAATGCAGAATATATGTTGGATGAACTTGGCGATATGAGAAAAGAAAGTAAAAATTGGAATGATACTCAAAGAGATGTAGAAATTGGTTCCTCCTCAGTGAAGGCGTGGACTCATAGAAGCATTGCTGATGCACTTGGTGATGATGAAGCTGATGTCGTGATCTCTCATGACTCAAGATATCAAAA CAATGTTGAAAAGCTTGATGATGTTGAAGGCTTTGCTTCTACCTCGGGAAGTAAGAATCGCAGAGACGATAACAA TGGGGAGCCATGGTTGGAAGATGAATCTCAAACAGCTCCGAGAAGAAAGAGAAAATTTGTTCTAGATGCTGAATTGGAGATGCAAATTAAGAATCTCTATGAGAA ATTCAAAGATGACAGAAATTGCAGTCGACGTATTGCTGAAGAGCTAGATCCAGATGGTAAAATTTCTCCAGCTCAAATATCCAATAAATTGAAAAAACTAGGGCTAACAATTGCATCAAGGAAAAAGAAGGGCGGTGCTAATGAAACTTTCTCAACAAGCCCTAATCAATTAGAAGGTGCCGGAGTAGCCGGAGTTGTGAATTTAGAGGGAAGCCTGTTGGTTCAGCATCG GCAGAAAAGAAAAAGAGTCAGTGCTTTCAATGAAGATCAGGAAGCCCTTATCAAAGTTCTATTTGAGCA ATTCAAGGATCATAGAAGATGTAACTATATGATAGCCAATGCACTGGACGTGGATGGTAAGTTCACACCTGCCCAAGTCTCTCGAAAACTTAAGCAACTTGGCTTATGGGTTCAGCAAAAGAGTTTTAGAGGAAATATCCACCAAAAGGGTGAGGATCTTATGGACTATTCAAAGGATGGAATGGATAAATCTGATGATGAGACACTTCTATCATTGATAGAAAG gAAAAAAGTGAAGAAAGGAAAAAAATCAAGCAAACCATTACATGAACAGACCAATGAGGATAAGCTGTCAAAAGATGAGTCTGATGATGAAATGCTTGGCTCTATCCTCAA gAAAAAAGGGAAGAAAAGAAAAGAATCAAGCAAACAGGTACACGAACAGACCGGTGAGGATAAATTGTCAAAAGATGCTTCTGATGATGAAATACTCGGCTCTATCCTCAA GAAAAAAAAGAATAGATCTGTATCTGGTGAACACTTACATGAAAACACCAATGAGGGTGAATTGTCTAGATATGATTCCGAAGATGAAATTCTTCAATCTGCACTGAA gaaaaaaatGGATAGACCTGCATCTGGTGAACATTTACATGAAAACACCAATTCCGAAGATGAAATTCTTCAATCTGCACTGAA gaaaaaaaaGGATAGACCTGCATCTGGTGAACATTTACATGAAAACACCAATTCCGAAGATGAAATTCTTCAATCTGCACTGAA GAAAAAAAATAATAGATCTGTATCTGGTGAATATTTACATGAAAACACCAATGAGGGTGAATTGTCTAGATACGATTCGGAAGATGAAATTCTTCAATCTGCACTTAC TGAAAATCAAGTAGGTTTTAAGAATTCCCAAGTAGAAAATAAGCAAGTGGATCCTGACTTGGAAGATTCAGAGGATGATGTGGCTGTTAAAGTACTTTCTGACAATCCTGTATCAAGAAGGAAGCTGAGAATGGTGATGGATCTTGAGGACGATGACTGA
- the LOC127091582 gene encoding uncharacterized protein LOC127091582 isoform X13 yields MDTDGLSQICSGLGSIEEDDEGNRIGYSKGEYCLDNLKDLLRFLRRDDPQTRDVFKQVCKWNIVSKDLVPIIEHYHEDRSMLLNAVKVLVFLTMPIEPGSTDVSQQLDYLWDLKSAVTNSDVATVIVSILEKPLENLELNAFTEDDWKLVQLVFTLFRNILAVQEIPLHQKSAGFASHFLSLRDRFLELLFRENVMDIILVVSQNVGSSNVYLRQDNLLLLEIFHYIFMGQEPELIVRGHLNGLKVDEDSQASLDSLQSIMEEEKKKRVINRLGNISRHSQFSGTFARVTMDGSKAVFKGNPNSSRNMHLKSQNVIRGRAKKIAWDHPRLPSTKDKILEMLKGFVNQFLSGGYNVLMRSVREDIVKEHPAIQKSDVVVFFQVADFISSFQFYKYSTSKTEEEKDIFGDNDANASDFSGKICGPIEASLNESMFQLVISHWRQAYDGLKETNDYKFLSAAGSLLKSMIRMLDLVLKSLPDDSKEPQTARILLYKLFYDQTEEGMTQFLLNLIKTFDTHKQCKSDLADLVEIICKVVKLMDYLQSRGTLRVSKKARKLKKKTSNGTESGNKPTGDHSCVKKEAGISIDNPLGENHLIQKESLPNAISTDQEAIPDDNEHESLEKDVNSQVRLESMENTHLDGNGHENVKGDVNSQVRLEPMENTHLDDNEHENVKGDVNSQVRLESMENTHLDNDDNEHENVKGDVNSQVRLESMENTHLDDNEHNNVKGDLNFQVGLESGKKTNLDDNEHKNVEEDVTSQVGLKPIENTNLEHLNEDMLDDTGDFSEDEQLNTISEVDFNVSMLVSAFANHSIIQKLCWLLKFYKSNSLAINHYIISMLRRISDELELHPMLYQLSLLTTFYDILAEQKSCPCEEYASIVDFLNSLVRKMLKKMKKQPLLFVEILFWKTRRECHYINAEYMLDELGDMRKESKNWNDTQRDVEIGSSSVKAWTHRSIADALGDDEADVVISHDSRYQNNVEKLDDVEGFASTSGSKNRRDDNNGEPWLEDESQTAPRRKRKFVLDAELEMQIKNLYEKFKDDRNCSRRIAEELDPDGKISPAQISNKLKKLGLTIASRKKKGGANETFSTSPNQLEGAGVAGVVNLEGSLLVQHRQKRKRVSAFNEDQEALIKVLFEQFKDHRRCNYMIANALDVDGKFTPAQVSRKLKQLGLWVQQKSFRGNIHQKGEDLMDYSKDGMDKSDDETLLSLIERKKVKKGKKSSKPLHEQTNEDKLSKDESDDEMLGSILKKKGKKRKESSKQVHEQTGEDKLSKDASDDEILGSILKKKKNRSVSGEHLHENTNEGELSRYDSEDEILQSALKKKMDRPASGEHLHENTNSEDEILQSALKKKNNRSVSGEYLHENTNEGELSRYDSEDEILQSALTENQVGFKNSQVENKQVDPDLEDSEDDVAVKVLSDNPVSRRKLRMVMDLEDDD; encoded by the exons ATGGACACAGATGGGTTATCTCAAATCTGCAGCGGCCTCGGATCAATAGAAGAGGACGATGAAGGAAACCGAATCGGTTACTCCAAAGGCGAATACTGTCTCG ATAACCTGAAAGACTTGCTGAGGTTTTTGAGACGCGACGACCCGCAAACACGTGATGTGTTCAAGCAAGTGTGCAAATGGAACATCGTTTCTAAGGATTTGGTACCGATTATCGAGCATTACCATGAAGATCGTAGCATGCTTCTGAATGCAG TGAAGGTTTTGGTGTTCCTTACAATGCCAATTGAGCCTGGTTCCACAGATGTATCTCAGCAGTTGGACTATTTATGGGATTTGAAGTCTGCAGTGACTAACAGTGATGTTGCTACAGTGATAGTGTCCATTTTAGAAAAACCACTTGAGAATTTGGAACT TAATGCATTCACTGAGGATGATTGGAAATTGGTACAGCTGGTATTTACATTATTTAGAAATATACTTGCTGTTCAAGAAATCCCGTTGCATCAGAAATCAGCAGGATTTGCCTCCCATTTTTTATCTCTGAGAGATAGATTTCTGGAGCTTTTGTTTCGTGAGAATGTGATGGATATAATCTTGGTTGTATCTCAAAATGTTGGCAGCTCTAATGTTTATCTCCGTCAGGATAATTTGCTTCTATTGGAAATATTCCATTACATTTTTATGGGTCAGGAGCCAGAGTTGATTGTCCGGGGCCATTTGAATGGATTGAAG GTTGACGAAGACTCCCAAGCCTCTCTTGATAGTCTCCAGTCCATCATGGaggaagaaaagaagaaaagagTTATTAATAGGCTTGGCAATATCAGCCGGCATTCACAATTCAGTGGAACATTTGCACGGGTTACCATG GATGGTTCTAAAGCCGTGTTTAAGGGGAATCCTAATTCTTCTCGTAATATGCATCTTAAATCACAAAATGTCATTCGAGGTCGAGCCAAAAAAATTGCGTGGGATCATCCAAGGTTGCCTTCAACAAAGGACAAGATCTTGGAGATGCTTAAAGGATTTGTAAATCAGTTTCTTTCTGGGGGATACAACG TTTTGATGCGATCGGTCCGTGAAGATATTGTAAAGGAGCATCCTGCAATTCAGAAAAGTGACGTTGTTGTTTTCTTTCAAGTGGCTGACTTTATCTCTTCATTTCAGTTTTACAAGTATTCAACTTCaaag ACGGAGGAAGAAAAGGACATATTTGGTGATAATGATGCCAATGCTTCAGATTTCAGTGGTAAAATATGTGGCCCAATCGAGGCATCGTTGAATGAGTCGATGTTTCAACTAGTTATTTCACATTGGCGGCAGGCTTATGATGGTCTAAAGGAAACAAATGACTACAAGTTTCTATCTGCAGCTGGCTCTCTTTTGAAAAGCATG ATTCGCATGCTGGATTTAGTACTTAAGTCGTTGCCAGATGACTCTAAGGAGCCGCAAACAGCCCGCATTCTTTTGTATAAGTTATTTTATGATCAGACCGAAGAAGGGATGACTCAATTCCTCTTGAATTTGATCAAAACGTTTGACACACACAAACAATGCAAAAG TGATCTTGCAGATTTGGTTGAAATCATTTGCAAAGTTGTGAAGCTAATGGATTATCTTCAGTCTCGAGGAACATTGAGG GTGTcaaagaaagcaaggaagttgAAAAAGAAAACTTCCAATGGAACAGAATCAGGGAATAAACCAACTGGAGATCATTCTTGTGTTAAAAAAGAAGCTGGCATTTCTATTGACAATCCATTAGGTGAAAACCATTTGATACAGAAGGAATCCCTACCGAATGCAATCTCCACTGACCAAGAGGCCATCCCTGATGATAATGAACATGAAAGTCTCGAGAAAGATGTGAACTCTCAAGTTCGCTTGGAATCAATGGAAAACACACATCTTGATGGCAATGGACATGAAAATGTCAAGGGAGATGTGAACTCCCAAGTTCGTTTGGAACCAATGGAAAACACACATCTTGATGATAATGAACATGAAAATGTCAAGGGAGATGTGAACTCCCAAGTTCGTTTGGAATCAATGGAAAACACACATCTTGATAATGATGATAACGAACATGAAAATGTCAAGGGAGATGTGAACTCCCAAGTTCGTTTGGAATCAATGGAAAACACACATCTTGATGATAATGAACATAATAATGTCAAGGGAGATTTGAACTTCCAAGTTGGTTTGGAATCTGGGAAAAAGACAAATCTTGATGATAATGAACACAAAAATGTAGAGGAAGATGTGACCTCCCAAGTTGGTTTAAAACCAATAGAAAACACAAATCTTGAACATCTTAATGAGGATATGTTGGATGACACTGGTGATTTTTCTGAAGATGAGCAATTAAATACAATTAGTGAAGTTGATTTCAATGTTTCAATGCTTGTCTCCGCTTTTGCAAATCACAGTATCATTCAGAAATTATGTTGGTTGCTCAAGTTTTATAAAAGCAATTCCCTTGCAATAAATCATTACATAATAAGCATGTTGCGGAGAATTAGTGATGAGCTTGAACTCCATCCCATGCTCTACCAG TTGTCGCTGCTCACAACTTTCTACGATATTCTTGCTGAACAAAAGTCATGCCCCTGCGAGGAATATGCAAGTATTGTTGATTTCCTGAACAGTTTGGTCAGAAAGATGCTGAAGAAAATGAAAAAGCAGCCCCTCCTATTTGTTGAAATTCTTTTTTGGAAGACCCGAAGGGAATGCCATTACATCAATGCAGAATATATGTTGGATGAACTTGGCGATATGAGAAAAGAAAGTAAAAATTGGAATGATACTCAAAGAGATGTAGAAATTGGTTCCTCCTCAGTGAAGGCGTGGACTCATAGAAGCATTGCTGATGCACTTGGTGATGATGAAGCTGATGTCGTGATCTCTCATGACTCAAGATATCAAAA CAATGTTGAAAAGCTTGATGATGTTGAAGGCTTTGCTTCTACCTCGGGAAGTAAGAATCGCAGAGACGATAACAA TGGGGAGCCATGGTTGGAAGATGAATCTCAAACAGCTCCGAGAAGAAAGAGAAAATTTGTTCTAGATGCTGAATTGGAGATGCAAATTAAGAATCTCTATGAGAA ATTCAAAGATGACAGAAATTGCAGTCGACGTATTGCTGAAGAGCTAGATCCAGATGGTAAAATTTCTCCAGCTCAAATATCCAATAAATTGAAAAAACTAGGGCTAACAATTGCATCAAGGAAAAAGAAGGGCGGTGCTAATGAAACTTTCTCAACAAGCCCTAATCAATTAGAAGGTGCCGGAGTAGCCGGAGTTGTGAATTTAGAGGGAAGCCTGTTGGTTCAGCATCG GCAGAAAAGAAAAAGAGTCAGTGCTTTCAATGAAGATCAGGAAGCCCTTATCAAAGTTCTATTTGAGCA ATTCAAGGATCATAGAAGATGTAACTATATGATAGCCAATGCACTGGACGTGGATGGTAAGTTCACACCTGCCCAAGTCTCTCGAAAACTTAAGCAACTTGGCTTATGGGTTCAGCAAAAGAGTTTTAGAGGAAATATCCACCAAAAGGGTGAGGATCTTATGGACTATTCAAAGGATGGAATGGATAAATCTGATGATGAGACACTTCTATCATTGATAGAAAG gAAAAAAGTGAAGAAAGGAAAAAAATCAAGCAAACCATTACATGAACAGACCAATGAGGATAAGCTGTCAAAAGATGAGTCTGATGATGAAATGCTTGGCTCTATCCTCAA gAAAAAAGGGAAGAAAAGAAAAGAATCAAGCAAACAGGTACACGAACAGACCGGTGAGGATAAATTGTCAAAAGATGCTTCTGATGATGAAATACTCGGCTCTATCCTCAA GAAAAAAAAGAATAGATCTGTATCTGGTGAACACTTACATGAAAACACCAATGAGGGTGAATTGTCTAGATATGATTCCGAAGATGAAATTCTTCAATCTGCACTGAA gaaaaaaatGGATAGACCTGCATCTGGTGAACATTTACATGAAAACACCAATTCCGAAGATGAAATTCTTCAATCTGCACTGAA GAAAAAAAATAATAGATCTGTATCTGGTGAATATTTACATGAAAACACCAATGAGGGTGAATTGTCTAGATACGATTCGGAAGATGAAATTCTTCAATCTGCACTTAC TGAAAATCAAGTAGGTTTTAAGAATTCCCAAGTAGAAAATAAGCAAGTGGATCCTGACTTGGAAGATTCAGAGGATGATGTGGCTGTTAAAGTACTTTCTGACAATCCTGTATCAAGAAGGAAGCTGAGAATGGTGATGGATCTTGAGGACGATGACTGA